The window CTGGATCAGGCTGAACAGCGTCTGCTCGGCGCGGGCGTCGAGGGCCGCGGAGGGTTCGTCGGCGATGAGGAACGGGGCGTCCCGGTAGACGGCGCGCGCGCAGGCGATCCGCTGCCACTGGCCCCCGGACAGGTCATGACCGGCGTTGTACTGGCGGGCCAGCGAGGTGTCGTAGCCGTGCGGCAGCTTGTCGACCACCTCGTCCGCGCCGGTGGCCCGGGCGGCGGGGATGACGCTGTCCGGGCCGTCGGTCGCCAGCCGACCGACGCGGCCGACCGCGATGTTCAGCCGGGCCGACATGGGCCACTGGGTGTAGGACTGTGGGATCAGGCCGACCCGGTCCCGGACGCTGTCCGGGTCGACGTCGGCGAGGTCGACGCCGTCCCAGGTCACGGTGCCGGCGTCCGGCAGGTACAGGCCGGCGAGCAGCTTCGCCAGCGTGGACTTGCCGCTGCCGTTCGCGCCGACGAACGCGACCACCTGGCCCCGGCGCAGCTCGACGGAGACGCCGCGCAGCGCCTCGGTGCCCGTGTGCGGATAGCTGTAGGTGGCGCCGTCGACGCGGATGACGGTCGGGTTCACCGGGGCCGTCGGCGTCCGCCGCTCCGGGATCCGACGGGCCGCCTCCTCGATCCAGGCCCGGTACTCGCCGAAGTAGAGGAAGTTCTCGTAGGCGTCGTTGAGGCTGGACAGCGCGGTCGACAGGGCTCCCCGCCCGTTGCGGATCGCGAGGACCGCGGTGCCCGCCGCGGCGAGCGGCATCACCCCGGCGTCGAGGAGCAGGACGAGCATGCCGTACACGGCGCCGAGGGCGAGCCCGGCGACGCTCTCGCCGATCAGCCGGTACCGGACCTGGCCGCGGCCGACCCGCAGTTGCTCGGCCTCGTTCGCGCGGGCGAGCAGGGTGTACTCGTCGAGCAGGAAGCGCCCCAGCCCGAACGAGCGGATCTCGGCGGCGCTGCTCCGATCGATCATGTAATACCGCAGCATGTACTGCCGCCGGACCTGGCGGATGGTACCGAGCCAGGACGCGTACGCCAGCCGAGCCGAGCGCGCCGTCGCCCAGCCGTCCGGCAGGATCGACAGGACCAGCAGCGGCAGCAGGAGCGGATGCAGCACGCTCAGCACGCCGCCCGCGGCCACCATCCGCACGGCGGAGGTGAACACGTCGGCGGTGTTGTCAACGAGCTGGCGCCCGCCCGAGGCACCGCGCTCGGCGGCGTCCAGGTCGTCGACGAACCGTGGGTCGTCGAAGGCCATCACGGAGGTGCGGGTCGCGACGTCGAGCAGCCGGACCATGCAGACCCGGTCGATCCGCGGGCCGAACCGGCGCCGCAGCAGGCTCTCGACCAGGGACAGCGCGGTGCGCACGACTCCCGCACCCGCGACCAGCGCCAGCGCCGGCAGCGCCTCGCGGATCCGGTCCGGCGTCGGGCCCGCGCTCAGCAGCTCGGTGAGCGCGCCGGCCACGGCGAGCAGGCCGGCCGCCTCCGCCAGCCCGGACACCACCCTGACGGCGACCAGGGCCAGCAGCCCGGCGCGGTCGGCCTCCCAGGCGAGCGACCACGACAGCTTGAGCAGCCCCGGAAGCCGTCTGGCCATGGTGCGTACGCCGGTACGTTCCATCGTCTTCTTGTGCTTCGTCCACGCCCCGGTGGGGTCCTCGTCCTCCTTTCCGTACGTCAGGACGGGATCGTGGAGCGCGGCGCCGGGCGGCGAGCCGTCCTCCGGTGACGGACCGCTGGTCTCTTCGCCCCGCTCGGAGCTGGGAACGTCCCGCTGCGCCGGTAGCGCGCCCGTGCGGTCTGGGTTGCCGTCCACCGGTTCAGCGTCAGCGAGAACGCCGGTCCGAACCTCGGATTTTGGGGGTCTTTCGCTTCCCGCGCGCCGGTGGGCGCCCCTGCCACCATTTGCCCGGTTTCACTATCGGCTGCGTGTCCGGTCCCCGCCGGCCAAGCTCGATCCGGACGCACCGCCCGGCGACGGCGCCGTCCACGTGCCGAACCGACGAGGGAGCTTTCATGAAGGCTGTGCGGGTGTTACCGGGTGGTGGGCTGGAGGTCGCCGAGGTGCCGGTGCCGGAGGTGGGCGCCGGGGAGGTGCTGGTGAAGGTCGCCGGCGCCGGGCTGTGCCATTCGGACTGCCTGATCGCGGCGGCTCCCACGGTGTACCGGCCCGACGGAGCGGGATTCACGCTCGGTCACGAGACGGCCGGCTGGGTGGAGGCGGTCGGGCCCGGCGTGCGCGGACTGAGCGCGGGGCAGCCGGTCGTCGTGCACGCCGAGTACGGCTGCGGCCAGTGCCCGACCTGTGTCGCCGGCCACGAGCGGTACTGCCCGGTCATCAGGCCGGCGAGCGGCGCGGGCCTCGGGTTCGACGGCGGCCTGGCGGAGTTCCTCCGGGTGCCGGCGCGGACGGTGGTCGCGCTCCCCGACGGTCTCGACCCGACGGACGCCGGGCCGCTCGACGACGCCGGGCTGACGCCGTACCACGCGATCCGGTCGTCGATGCCGTGGCTGGGCGCGGGGGCCGTGGCCACGGTCATCGGCATCGGCGGGCTCGGCCACCTCGCCGTGCAGATCCTGCGCGCGCTCTCGCCGGCGACGATCGTCGCCATCGAACGCGACCCGCGCCGCCGCGAGTTCGCCCTCGAGCTCGGCGCCGACGTCGCCCTCGACCCGGGCGACCACGCGGCGGGGCGGGTCAGGAAGCTGGGTCGCTCGTCGTTCGTGCTCGACCTGGTGGGCGCCGACGAGACGCTCGCGCTCGCCGTCGCCTGCGCCGCCGAGCGCGGCAAGGTCGTCTGCGTCGGCGCCGCCCTCGGCTCCGTCCCCTTCGGGCTGATCCACGCCCCCTGGGAGTGCGTCCTGCAGAGCAGCTACTCCGGCGAGGCCTGGGAGCTGCGCGAGCTCGTCACGCTCGCCGCCGCCGGCAAGGTGCGCGTCAGCGCGAACCACATCTCGCTCGACGAGGTGCCGGCGGCCTACGAACGGCTGGACCGCTCCGAGCACGGCCTGGGCC of the Pseudofrankia saprophytica genome contains:
- a CDS encoding ABC transporter ATP-binding protein, with translation MDGNPDRTGALPAQRDVPSSERGEETSGPSPEDGSPPGAALHDPVLTYGKEDEDPTGAWTKHKKTMERTGVRTMARRLPGLLKLSWSLAWEADRAGLLALVAVRVVSGLAEAAGLLAVAGALTELLSAGPTPDRIREALPALALVAGAGVVRTALSLVESLLRRRFGPRIDRVCMVRLLDVATRTSVMAFDDPRFVDDLDAAERGASGGRQLVDNTADVFTSAVRMVAAGGVLSVLHPLLLPLLVLSILPDGWATARSARLAYASWLGTIRQVRRQYMLRYYMIDRSSAAEIRSFGLGRFLLDEYTLLARANEAEQLRVGRGQVRYRLIGESVAGLALGAVYGMLVLLLDAGVMPLAAAGTAVLAIRNGRGALSTALSSLNDAYENFLYFGEYRAWIEEAARRIPERRTPTAPVNPTVIRVDGATYSYPHTGTEALRGVSVELRRGQVVAFVGANGSGKSTLAKLLAGLYLPDAGTVTWDGVDLADVDPDSVRDRVGLIPQSYTQWPMSARLNIAVGRVGRLATDGPDSVIPAARATGADEVVDKLPHGYDTSLARQYNAGHDLSGGQWQRIACARAVYRDAPFLIADEPSAALDARAEQTLFSLIQRLGRDRIVLLITHRLASVRTADRIYVLDEGLVVDEGTHPELMSRPGIYHDLFTLQARQFVDTPDPEPSSVPAAEAPAAPGQAQGAR
- a CDS encoding arabinose dehydrogenase; the encoded protein is MKAVRVLPGGGLEVAEVPVPEVGAGEVLVKVAGAGLCHSDCLIAAAPTVYRPDGAGFTLGHETAGWVEAVGPGVRGLSAGQPVVVHAEYGCGQCPTCVAGHERYCPVIRPASGAGLGFDGGLAEFLRVPARTVVALPDGLDPTDAGPLDDAGLTPYHAIRSSMPWLGAGAVATVIGIGGLGHLAVQILRALSPATIVAIERDPRRREFALELGADVALDPGDHAAGRVRKLGRSSFVLDLVGADETLALAVACAAERGKVVCVGAALGSVPFGLIHAPWECVLQSSYSGEAWELRELVTLAAAGKVRVSANHISLDEVPAAYERLDRSEHGLGRTIAVP